The following coding sequences lie in one Micromonospora sp. R77 genomic window:
- a CDS encoding HAD family hydrolase, producing MSAMAEAIATVTGRRRQFEYHDHDLRYAGRSLAGFTDAGTIRLALSVDGVPDSELPRHLPAVVAEMTDRLLHVRADAGSSAGPNLLPGVRSMLERLHGAGWRLGMSTGNAATVARWKMRRVGLDDMLHHGGFGDSAVDRRDVAVRGVAAVAGGADRRHGVLVGDTVGDVLAARRRGSVPGGRHRERHRRAARHRGRGRGGRGAGRSGPAGDHVAVGHRRSGRTGTTRPGTAGPLASDAAPSPSTRRAGAGRAPQCRQCSLTPPTSQRCAPAVRRDRCRATGWSARAAGSSASPAGPPGAGGGRRRCGPAPTGW from the coding sequence ATGTCGGCCATGGCCGAGGCGATCGCCACCGTGACCGGCCGGCGTCGGCAGTTCGAATACCACGACCACGACCTGCGGTACGCCGGGCGGAGTCTGGCCGGCTTCACCGACGCCGGCACCATCCGGCTCGCCCTGTCGGTGGACGGGGTGCCGGACAGCGAACTGCCACGACACCTGCCGGCAGTGGTGGCGGAGATGACGGATCGGCTGCTGCACGTCCGGGCCGACGCCGGGTCGTCCGCCGGGCCGAATCTCCTGCCGGGGGTGCGGTCGATGCTGGAGCGCCTGCACGGGGCGGGCTGGCGGCTCGGCATGAGCACGGGGAACGCCGCGACGGTCGCCCGCTGGAAGATGCGTCGCGTCGGCCTGGACGACATGCTGCACCACGGCGGCTTCGGGGACAGCGCCGTCGACCGGCGTGACGTGGCCGTGCGCGGCGTCGCGGCGGTCGCGGGCGGCGCCGATCGCCGGCACGGCGTCCTGGTCGGGGACACCGTCGGAGACGTGCTCGCCGCCCGGCGGCGGGGCTCCGTGCCTGGCGGTCGCCACCGGGAACGCCACCGCCGCGCAGCTCGCCACCGCGGGCGCGGACGAGGTGGTCGCGGGGCTGGACGATCCGGGCCTGCCGGCGATCATGTCGCGGTTGGCCACCGCCGGTCCGGCCGCACCGGTACGACCCGGCCGGGCACCGCAGGCCCGCTAGCATCCGACGCCGCGCCCTCGCCCAGCACACGCCGCGCCGGGGCCGGCCGCGCTCCGCAATGTCGACAATGCTCCTTGACACCGCCAACTTCTCAGCGGTGCGCGCCTGCGGTACGCCGAGACCGCTGTCGCGCAACCGGGTGGTCCGCACGTGCGGCGGGTTCGTCAGCCAGTCCGGCCGGGCCGCCAGGGGCGGGCGGAGGTCGCCGACGCTGCGGACCGGCACCGACCGGTTGGTGA
- a CDS encoding CdaR family transcriptional regulator yields MSDDAGAGGPDTGRAENEWLLDVARGASADAGGAPVHLLGEYLRLLADAAVTGRRPARSELDAVEVLGRRAAEQGVSAGRAVRLYLSAARRLWQQLPQLVRSTDSEVVRAAADAVLHVVDTAVATLAEGYAAARRELVRREEGLRRELVDDLLRGDSDLGGLVERAEPFGLDLTRVHQVALAAPGRRLPDTAAAISALERVIFDRLGDRDVLVATKEGLLVVIAPADVVPPAGAAGAAAPAGSLGQLVHAELDRLARGRPWQVAVGRPHPGLYGIARSYEEAREALTTARRLRTDTPVIDAHHLLIYRVLLRDQAAMVDLVQAVLTPLRGARGGAEPLLATLEAYFACGEVATEAARRLHVSVRTVTYRLDRVRALSGYDPADPQDRFTLHAAVLGARALDWPRQPPPL; encoded by the coding sequence ATGAGTGACGACGCCGGCGCGGGCGGGCCGGACACGGGCCGCGCCGAGAACGAGTGGCTGCTCGACGTGGCGCGCGGGGCCAGCGCCGACGCCGGCGGGGCACCGGTCCACCTGCTCGGCGAATACCTGCGGCTGCTGGCCGACGCGGCGGTGACCGGACGACGCCCGGCGCGCAGCGAACTCGACGCGGTGGAGGTCCTCGGCCGGCGGGCCGCCGAGCAGGGGGTGTCCGCGGGGCGAGCGGTCCGGCTCTACCTCTCCGCGGCCCGCCGGCTGTGGCAGCAGTTGCCGCAGCTGGTCCGCTCCACCGACAGCGAAGTGGTACGCGCGGCCGCCGACGCGGTGCTGCACGTCGTCGACACGGCCGTGGCGACGCTCGCGGAGGGGTACGCGGCGGCGCGTCGGGAGCTCGTCCGCCGCGAGGAGGGGCTGCGCCGGGAACTGGTCGACGACCTGCTGCGCGGTGACTCGGACCTGGGTGGACTGGTGGAACGCGCGGAGCCGTTCGGTCTCGACCTGACCCGGGTGCACCAGGTGGCGCTCGCGGCGCCCGGCCGCCGACTGCCGGACACCGCCGCGGCGATCAGCGCGCTGGAACGCGTCATCTTCGACCGGCTCGGCGACCGGGACGTCCTGGTGGCCACCAAGGAGGGTCTGCTGGTGGTGATCGCGCCGGCGGACGTGGTGCCGCCCGCCGGCGCTGCGGGCGCCGCCGCCCCGGCGGGCAGCCTGGGCCAACTGGTGCACGCCGAGCTGGACCGGTTGGCGCGGGGCCGGCCCTGGCAGGTGGCGGTCGGCCGTCCCCATCCCGGCCTGTACGGCATCGCCCGTTCCTACGAGGAGGCACGCGAGGCACTGACCACGGCGCGGCGGCTGCGCACCGACACCCCGGTCATCGACGCTCACCACCTGCTGATCTACCGGGTGCTGCTGCGGGACCAGGCCGCCATGGTCGATCTCGTGCAGGCGGTGCTGACGCCGCTGCGCGGCGCGCGGGGCGGCGCCGAGCCGTTGCTGGCCACGCTGGAGGCGTACTTCGCGTGCGGCGAGGTCGCCACCGAGGCGGCCCGCCGCCTGCACGTGTCGGTCCGGACGGTCACCTACCGGCTGGACCGGGTACGCGCCCTGAGCGGCTACGACCCCGCAGATCCGCAGGACCGGTTCACCCTGCACGCCGCCGTGCTCGGCGCGCGGGCACTGGACTGGCCACGGCAGCCGCCACCCCTGTGA
- a CDS encoding potassium transporter TrkA gives MDIERTTLPGIGTRHVFTTAQGRRIGIVEYQAGGRRDVVLDDADDPDRMVSLTLTRVEATALAALLGFPELVARAA, from the coding sequence TTGGACATCGAACGTACGACCCTGCCCGGAATCGGCACCCGACACGTCTTCACCACCGCCCAGGGGCGCCGGATCGGCATCGTGGAGTATCAGGCGGGTGGCCGCCGGGACGTCGTCCTCGACGACGCGGACGATCCGGACCGGATGGTCAGCCTCACCCTGACCCGCGTCGAGGCGACCGCCCTGGCCGCCCTGCTCGGCTTCCCGGAGCTGGTCGCCAGGGCCGCCTGA
- a CDS encoding cell shape-determining protein MreB, translating to MPVPVPPAPAPARTGLRVGRSHSTRPPAGLGPEVIAVDVGSAQLRLWLGPGGVLSVPVNDGLRTPVVQRGRVVDGPACVTQLRRLISDRRARLPVGALAVACRPVLAGRADQETLRQVLTAVLAPSRLLFVDSVRASAIGAGASAGTLLLADLGAQLSEVALLADGRLLAARRAEVGTRDLHRTVTTEMLAESVVRLVRDLRQEPALRPRSPPPWVAVW from the coding sequence ATGCCCGTTCCCGTCCCACCCGCCCCCGCCCCGGCGCGCACCGGCCTGCGCGTCGGCCGCTCCCACTCCACCCGTCCCCCGGCCGGCCTCGGCCCGGAGGTCATCGCCGTGGACGTCGGCAGCGCGCAGCTGCGGCTCTGGCTCGGGCCGGGCGGCGTGCTGAGTGTCCCGGTCAACGACGGGCTGCGTACCCCGGTGGTGCAGCGGGGCCGCGTCGTCGACGGTCCCGCCTGCGTCACGCAGTTGCGGCGGCTGATCAGCGACCGGCGCGCCCGGCTGCCCGTGGGGGCCCTGGCCGTGGCCTGCCGTCCGGTGCTCGCCGGCCGCGCCGACCAGGAGACGCTGCGGCAGGTGCTCACCGCCGTGCTCGCCCCGTCGCGGCTGCTGTTCGTCGACTCCGTACGCGCGAGTGCCATCGGGGCGGGCGCCTCGGCCGGCACCCTGCTCCTCGCCGACCTCGGCGCGCAGCTCAGCGAGGTGGCCCTGCTGGCGGACGGGCGACTGCTCGCCGCCCGGCGCGCCGAGGTCGGCACCCGCGACCTGCACCGGACGGTGACCACCGAGATGCTCGCCGAGAGCGTCGTCCGGCTGGTCCGGGACCTGCGGCAGGAACCCGCGCTGCGGCCCCGGTCGCCGCCGCCCTGGGTCGCGGTCTGGTAG
- a CDS encoding TraR/DksA family transcriptional regulator, protein MTHTLHQPDETLRELLENQLREHTDKLTELTGHARRRDRGGHDPDTLGRLIDTARQTVADTTTALRRMADGSYGRCERCDGEIPAARLEILPAARYCVPCQQRR, encoded by the coding sequence ATGACCCACACCCTGCACCAGCCCGACGAGACGCTGCGTGAGCTGCTCGAGAACCAGCTCCGGGAGCACACCGACAAGCTCACCGAGCTGACCGGGCACGCCCGCCGACGCGACCGTGGCGGACACGACCCGGACACCCTGGGCCGGCTGATCGACACCGCCCGGCAGACCGTCGCCGACACCACCACGGCGCTGCGCCGGATGGCCGACGGCAGCTACGGCCGCTGTGAACGCTGCGACGGCGAGATCCCGGCCGCCCGCCTGGAGATCCTGCCCGCGGCCCGCTACTGCGTGCCCTGTCAGCAACGACGCTGA
- a CDS encoding LysR family transcriptional regulator, with amino-acid sequence MPLPPWISDLPALDLLLSVAETGSVGRAAQAHGITQPTASARLAKLERRLGVPLLVRSRRGSLLTPAGETVVAWSRTVIDAAQTLADGVLALRADRQARLRISASLTVAEYLLPAWLLSLRRAHPDLDISADVTNSHGVVGAVRSGAADLGFVESPDIPADLTARVVGDDRLALVVAAGYPLAAHAWRALRPTDLADQPLLLREPGSGTRDTFLNAIARALGFAPSLPHAISLGSTATILATVRAGGGIGVISARAAAPAIAAGELVELRVEGLALTRPLHALWLGRTPTVLAAELMAVAAAAAAGRPPG; translated from the coding sequence ATGCCACTGCCGCCCTGGATCAGCGATCTGCCGGCGCTCGACCTGCTGTTGTCCGTCGCCGAGACGGGCAGCGTGGGCCGCGCGGCGCAGGCGCACGGGATCACCCAGCCCACCGCCAGCGCCCGGCTGGCGAAGCTGGAGCGCCGGCTGGGCGTGCCGCTGCTGGTGCGGTCGCGTCGCGGCAGCCTGCTCACCCCCGCCGGCGAGACCGTCGTCGCCTGGTCGCGCACCGTCATCGACGCCGCGCAGACCCTCGCCGACGGAGTGCTGGCGCTGCGCGCCGACCGGCAGGCCCGGCTGCGCATCTCGGCCAGCCTCACCGTGGCCGAGTACCTGCTGCCGGCCTGGCTGCTGAGCCTGCGCCGCGCCCATCCCGACCTGGACATCTCGGCCGACGTCACGAACAGCCACGGCGTTGTCGGGGCGGTTCGCTCCGGCGCGGCGGACCTCGGGTTCGTCGAGTCGCCCGACATCCCCGCCGACCTGACCGCCCGGGTGGTGGGGGACGACCGGCTCGCCCTGGTCGTCGCCGCCGGCTATCCGCTCGCCGCGCACGCTTGGCGCGCGCTGCGCCCCACCGACCTCGCCGACCAGCCGCTGCTGCTGCGCGAGCCGGGGTCCGGCACCCGGGACACGTTCCTGAACGCGATCGCGCGTGCCCTCGGCTTCGCGCCGTCGCTGCCCCACGCCATCAGCCTCGGTTCGACCGCCACGATCCTCGCCACGGTCCGCGCCGGTGGGGGCATCGGGGTGATCAGCGCCCGCGCCGCAGCGCCCGCCATCGCCGCCGGAGAACTGGTGGAACTCCGGGTCGAGGGCCTCGCCCTGACCCGCCCGCTGCACGCCCTCTGGCTCGGCCGTACCCCGACCGTCCTCGCGGCGGAACTGATGGCGGTCGCCGCTGCCGCTGCCGCCGGGCGCCCGCCGGGCTGA
- a CDS encoding putative sulfate exporter family transporter, with translation MIVLPEVPRRAPARATGLGAAVALGLAATVAGTLVPVVGAPVFAVVAGLLLSPLARRRSAALEPGLGLARGVLLQVSVVLLGARLSLGEVLSVGADSLPVMLGTLGVCLLAAWWVGRRLGVTRDLRTLIGVGTAICGVSAIAATTPAIRARSHDVAYAISTIFLFNVAAVLAFPPLGHALGLSPQEFGLFAGTAVNDTSSVVAAAGAYDQDTVGYAVVVKLARTLMIIPVVLVLTALTRRRADLPATSRARLAASLVPWFLVAFLVVAALNTGGLIPATAQAALQQVALLLVAVALAAVGLGTDVPALRRAGARPLLLGLVLWVVVGTTSLGLQHLLTR, from the coding sequence GTGATCGTTCTTCCCGAGGTGCCCCGCCGCGCCCCCGCCCGGGCCACCGGGCTCGGCGCGGCGGTGGCGCTGGGGCTGGCCGCGACGGTGGCCGGCACGCTGGTGCCGGTGGTCGGCGCGCCCGTCTTCGCCGTCGTCGCCGGCCTGCTGCTCAGCCCGCTGGCCCGGCGCCGGTCCGCGGCACTGGAGCCGGGGTTGGGTCTGGCCAGGGGAGTGCTGCTGCAGGTGTCCGTCGTGCTGCTGGGCGCCCGGCTCTCGCTCGGCGAGGTGCTGTCGGTGGGCGCGGACTCGCTGCCGGTGATGCTGGGCACGCTCGGCGTCTGCCTGCTGGCGGCCTGGTGGGTGGGGCGGCGGCTCGGCGTTACCCGGGACCTGCGCACGCTGATCGGGGTCGGCACCGCCATCTGCGGCGTCTCCGCCATCGCGGCCACCACACCGGCGATCCGGGCCAGGAGCCACGACGTGGCGTACGCGATCTCGACGATCTTCCTGTTCAACGTGGCGGCCGTGCTGGCCTTCCCGCCGCTCGGGCACGCCCTGGGGTTGAGCCCGCAGGAGTTCGGGCTCTTCGCCGGGACCGCCGTCAACGACACCAGTTCGGTGGTGGCCGCCGCGGGCGCCTACGACCAGGACACCGTCGGGTACGCCGTCGTCGTCAAGCTCGCCCGTACCCTGATGATCATCCCGGTCGTCCTCGTCCTCACCGCCTTGACCCGTCGCCGCGCGGACCTGCCGGCGACGTCGCGGGCCCGGCTCGCGGCCTCCCTCGTGCCCTGGTTCCTGGTGGCCTTCCTCGTCGTGGCCGCCCTGAACACCGGTGGACTGATCCCCGCCACCGCCCAGGCCGCGCTGCAGCAGGTGGCGCTGCTGCTCGTCGCGGTCGCCCTCGCCGCCGTCGGCCTCGGCACCGACGTGCCCGCCCTCCGCCGCGCCGGCGCCCGGCCGCTGCTGCTCGGCCTGGTCCTCTGGGTGGTGGTCGGCACGACCAGCCTGGGTCTGCAACACCTGCTGACCCGGTGA
- a CDS encoding VWA domain-containing protein, translating to MLSELDPAAVRPSMELLTSMLSLAGGLPEAQLTKLRPLVRRLVEELTRQLATQLRPALTGLANPRPSRRPGGRIDLARTLRANLAHTRRLDDGRTVVVPERPVFSTRTRTEADWRLVLVVDVSGSMEASVVWSALTAAVLAGVPTLATHFLAFSTAVVDLTDRVDDPLSLLLEVRVGGGTHIAAGLAHARSLVTVPSRTIVAVVSDFEEGYPLAGLLGEVRTLVASGVHLLGCAALNDRGVPCYSVPVAEQLVAAGMPVAALSPLELARWVGDRVRGGSR from the coding sequence GTGCTGAGCGAACTCGACCCGGCCGCGGTACGCCCCTCGATGGAGCTGCTGACCTCGATGCTGTCGCTGGCCGGTGGCCTGCCCGAGGCGCAGCTGACGAAGCTGCGGCCGCTGGTGCGGCGGCTGGTCGAGGAGCTGACCAGGCAGTTGGCCACCCAGCTGCGGCCGGCGCTGACCGGGCTGGCCAACCCGCGTCCGTCCCGCCGTCCCGGTGGTCGGATCGACCTCGCCCGTACGCTCCGGGCGAACCTGGCGCACACCCGGCGCCTCGACGACGGCCGGACGGTGGTGGTGCCGGAACGCCCGGTCTTCAGCACCCGGACCCGCACCGAGGCCGACTGGCGGCTGGTGCTGGTGGTCGACGTGTCCGGCTCGATGGAGGCGTCGGTGGTGTGGTCGGCGTTGACCGCCGCGGTCCTGGCCGGCGTGCCCACCCTCGCCACCCACTTCCTCGCCTTCTCCACCGCGGTGGTCGACCTGACCGACCGGGTCGACGACCCGCTGTCGCTGCTGCTGGAGGTGCGGGTCGGCGGCGGTACGCACATCGCCGCCGGGCTGGCCCACGCCCGCTCGCTGGTGACCGTGCCGAGCCGCACCATCGTCGCGGTGGTCAGCGACTTCGAGGAGGGGTATCCGCTGGCCGGCCTGCTCGGCGAGGTCCGCACGCTGGTCGCCTCCGGCGTGCACCTGCTCGGCTGCGCCGCGCTGAACGACAGGGGAGTGCCCTGCTACTCGGTGCCGGTCGCCGAGCAGCTCGTCGCGGCCGGGATGCCGGTGGCCGCGCTCAGCCCGCTCGAACTCGCCCGCTGGGTGGGCGACCGTGTCCGCGGAGGATCACGTTGA
- a CDS encoding DUF5682 family protein has translation MGRRGVGPDTRRQLHRLLGGLLTAAHPLPQSAPAALDPLLERIERLTDADFLDRLPALRGGFDVLTPAARDRMLHTVTDRLGDRLDLALSAPPDLLARWAAADAAGRSALVTRGIPCPTRRPTPPTPRPAPHPDRTPRPAGSRPPTGGDCCSAGNPTSCPPTPAATPAPWTSCTGRAGARAPPTSVRRPVAAARRPPSRPPANGPTNSRRSSAPASARRSSPGRSRTAAATC, from the coding sequence CTGGGTCGACGCGGCGTCGGGCCGGACACCCGGCGGCAGCTGCACCGGCTCCTCGGTGGTCTGCTCACCGCGGCGCACCCGCTGCCGCAGTCCGCCCCGGCCGCGCTGGACCCGCTGCTGGAGCGGATCGAACGGCTCACCGACGCCGACTTCCTGGACCGGCTGCCGGCGCTGCGGGGCGGGTTCGACGTGCTCACCCCGGCGGCCCGGGACCGGATGCTGCACACGGTCACCGACCGGCTCGGCGACCGGCTGGATCTGGCCCTGTCCGCCCCGCCGGACCTGCTGGCCCGCTGGGCCGCCGCCGACGCGGCCGGCCGGTCCGCCCTGGTCACCCGGGGCATCCCGTGCCCGACCCGCCGGCCGACTCCGCCGACGCCCCGGCCGGCGCCGCACCCGGACCGGACACCGCGACCGGCCGGCTCACGCCCACCGACCGGTGGCGACTGCTGCTCGGCCGGCAACCCGACCAGCTGCCCGCCGACGCCCGCCGCTACGCCCGCGCCCTGGACGAGCTGTACGGGGCGGGCCGGGGCGAGGGCGCCACCGACCTCGGTCAGGCGGCCGGTGGCGGCGGCCAGGAGGCCTCCTTCCCGACCGCCCGCGAATGGGCCGACGAACTCGAGGCGCTCTTCGGCACCAGCGTCCGCGAGGAGGTCATCGCCCGGGCGGTCGAGAACGGCCGCAGCGACGTGCTGA
- a CDS encoding AAA family ATPase: protein MTVTEHVPPAVASETAQVLSAEQRYADELAFLAAYDDGARPPGWALTPRAVVTFVQGSDGAALSLPADRRTGPDGSELPASMTIPAKFVGERSLVERCVVTLAGERGLLLVGEPGTAKSMLSELLAAAVCGTSALTVQGTAGTTEDAFRYGWNYALLLAQGPTPQALVDSPVLTAMRTGRVVRIEEVTRCLPEVQDALVSLLSDRRMNVPELAGSEDGLIRAMPGFTVIATANLRDRGVSEMSSALKRRFNFETVHPISDADTETDLVRRQATAAVQRAGAAYTVDDAVLDALVTVFRDLRAGRSGEGWDVERPGTVMSTAEAVQVAVSLGLAAAYLPDGDPLDLVPGHLLGVVRKDDQNDHARLLGYWDGPVRRRAENGSAMWRRLWDLRENLR, encoded by the coding sequence GTGACCGTGACGGAACACGTTCCCCCCGCCGTGGCGTCGGAGACCGCCCAGGTCCTCTCCGCCGAACAGCGTTACGCCGACGAACTGGCCTTCCTGGCCGCGTACGACGACGGGGCCCGGCCGCCGGGCTGGGCGCTGACCCCGCGCGCCGTGGTCACCTTCGTCCAGGGCAGCGACGGCGCGGCGTTGTCGCTGCCCGCCGACCGGCGTACCGGCCCGGACGGCAGCGAACTGCCGGCCAGCATGACCATCCCGGCGAAGTTCGTCGGCGAGCGGAGCCTCGTCGAGCGATGCGTGGTCACCCTGGCCGGTGAGCGCGGCCTGCTCCTGGTCGGCGAGCCCGGCACGGCCAAGTCCATGCTCTCCGAACTGCTGGCCGCGGCGGTCTGCGGCACCAGCGCGCTGACCGTGCAGGGCACCGCCGGCACCACCGAGGACGCCTTCCGGTACGGCTGGAACTATGCCCTGCTGCTCGCCCAGGGCCCCACCCCGCAGGCCCTGGTCGACTCGCCGGTGCTGACCGCGATGCGGACCGGCCGGGTGGTCCGGATCGAGGAGGTCACCCGCTGCCTGCCCGAGGTGCAGGACGCGCTGGTGTCCCTGCTGTCCGACCGGCGGATGAACGTACCGGAGCTGGCCGGTAGCGAGGACGGCCTGATCCGCGCGATGCCCGGGTTCACCGTGATCGCCACCGCCAACCTCCGGGACCGGGGCGTGTCGGAGATGTCCTCGGCCCTCAAGCGCCGCTTCAACTTCGAGACCGTCCACCCGATCTCCGACGCCGACACCGAGACCGACCTGGTGCGCCGGCAGGCCACCGCCGCCGTGCAGCGCGCCGGTGCGGCGTACACCGTGGACGACGCGGTGCTCGACGCCCTGGTCACCGTGTTCCGTGACCTGCGGGCGGGCCGGTCCGGCGAAGGCTGGGACGTGGAGCGGCCCGGCACGGTGATGTCGACCGCCGAGGCGGTGCAGGTGGCCGTGTCGCTCGGGCTGGCCGCCGCGTACCTGCCCGACGGGGACCCGCTCGACCTGGTGCCCGGGCACCTGCTCGGGGTGGTCCGCAAGGACGACCAGAACGACCACGCGCGGCTGCTCGGCTACTGGGACGGCCCGGTGCGCCGCCGCGCCGAGAACGGCTCGGCGATGTGGCGCCGGCTCTGGGACCTGCGGGAGAACCTGCGGTGA